In Fluviicola taffensis DSM 16823, the following are encoded in one genomic region:
- a CDS encoding ATP-binding cassette domain-containing protein → MNKFQIKIDQCRNHLLNQDIDLGFRKLVDCVLDTQQLNLYSQVIEIVSWQDENPTETEGYLNKLHQLIVQLERIQIPDKGFGGTLISTSNLEKKYARSSFSIGPIDIELKAGEIWGLVGENGNGKTSLLRVLAKDLAFDSGSIDYQLEDSTNYKLRTQLVYIPQRTPKWYGSLKSNLKFTATQYGLFKEENELTVLMYIIRFGLWKFRNHAWSELSSGYKMRFELARTFLRRPKLLLLDEPLANLDVLAQQLVLEDLKNMSQSLSNPLGIVLSSQQLFEVEKIADKLIFLKNGKPIYVNHNGESESSEEESQTILEMDLEIEKEQLSELLLHLSLEKINFNGGVFIAHFNKKSCINEVLQVLINNNIQLIYVRDISKSTRRFFIQKANS, encoded by the coding sequence ATGAATAAATTTCAAATCAAAATTGATCAATGCCGAAATCACTTGCTAAATCAAGATATTGATTTGGGGTTTCGAAAATTGGTTGACTGTGTTTTAGATACTCAGCAGCTAAATCTTTATTCTCAAGTTATTGAGATTGTAAGCTGGCAAGATGAAAATCCAACTGAAACAGAAGGATATCTCAATAAGCTACACCAATTAATTGTTCAATTAGAAAGAATTCAAATCCCTGATAAAGGCTTTGGAGGAACACTTATTTCTACTAGCAATCTCGAAAAGAAATATGCAAGAAGTTCATTTTCAATCGGCCCAATTGACATTGAATTGAAAGCAGGAGAGATTTGGGGATTAGTTGGTGAGAACGGAAATGGAAAGACATCTTTACTACGTGTTTTAGCAAAGGATTTAGCATTTGATTCTGGATCGATTGATTATCAACTCGAAGATTCAACTAATTATAAACTGAGAACACAACTCGTTTATATTCCGCAAAGAACGCCAAAATGGTACGGATCATTGAAAAGCAATCTGAAATTCACCGCAACTCAATACGGATTATTTAAAGAAGAAAATGAACTGACAGTCTTAATGTACATTATTCGATTCGGATTGTGGAAATTTAGAAATCATGCTTGGAGTGAACTTTCTTCGGGATATAAAATGCGTTTTGAGCTAGCACGAACCTTTTTAAGACGTCCCAAATTACTCTTACTCGATGAACCTTTGGCAAATTTAGATGTCTTGGCTCAGCAATTAGTTTTGGAAGATTTAAAGAACATGAGTCAAAGTCTTTCCAACCCTCTGGGAATTGTCCTGAGTTCACAGCAATTGTTCGAAGTAGAAAAAATTGCCGACAAACTGATTTTCCTAAAAAACGGAAAACCGATTTATGTGAATCATAACGGAGAAAGTGAATCATCTGAGGAAGAATCTCAAACTATTTTGGAGATGGATTTAGAGATTGAAAAGGAACAGTTATCAGAACTATTACTTCATCTCTCTTTGGAAAAAATAAATTTCAATGGTGGAGTTTTTATCGCACACTTTAATAAAAAATCGTGTATAAATGAAGTACTTCAAGTACTTATCAACAATAATATTCAACTGATCTACGTCAGAGATATTTCCAAATCAACAAGACGTTTCTTCATTCAAAAAGCGAACTCATGA